A single region of the Novosphingobium sp. SL115 genome encodes:
- a CDS encoding cbb3-type cytochrome c oxidase subunit 3, translating into MSTHSTYDLLRHLADSWGLVVMTVIFLGLSAWPFRPGARPLNHEAATSIFKDETDV; encoded by the coding sequence ATGAGCACGCACTCCACCTACGATCTTCTGCGCCATCTGGCCGATAGCTGGGGGCTGGTGGTGATGACTGTGATCTTTCTGGGGTTGAGCGCGTGGCCGTTCCGTCCCGGTGCAAGGCCGCTGAACCACGAAGCTGCCACTTCGATCTTCAAGGACGAAACCGATGTCTAA
- the ccoO gene encoding cytochrome-c oxidase, cbb3-type subunit II — MTSIVERHKKLERNVTLLGIAAFAAVTVGGIVEIAPLFWIDNTIEKVDGMRPYTPLEQAGRDIYVREGCYNCHSQMIRPFRDEVERYGHYSLAAESMYDHPFQWGSKRTGPDLARVGNRYSDEWHVQHLKDPRAVVPESIMPTYAHLAEHDLDAGDMTAELRTLYQVGVPYSKEAIEKANEDLKTQADPAADATDLKKRYPKAQARDFDGDPSRLTEMDALIAYMQMLGTLVDVNAPAAQEDLAKEKGR, encoded by the coding sequence ATGACTTCAATCGTGGAACGCCACAAGAAACTGGAGCGTAACGTCACCCTGTTGGGCATCGCGGCCTTTGCCGCGGTGACCGTGGGCGGGATCGTCGAAATCGCGCCGCTGTTCTGGATCGACAACACGATCGAGAAAGTGGACGGGATGCGCCCCTATACTCCGCTCGAACAGGCCGGGCGCGACATCTATGTCCGCGAAGGCTGCTACAACTGTCACAGCCAGATGATCCGCCCGTTCCGGGACGAGGTCGAACGCTATGGCCACTACAGCCTTGCCGCGGAATCGATGTACGATCACCCGTTCCAGTGGGGGTCGAAGCGTACCGGGCCGGATCTTGCCCGTGTCGGTAATCGCTATTCCGACGAATGGCACGTCCAGCATTTGAAAGATCCGCGCGCCGTGGTGCCGGAATCGATCATGCCCACTTACGCCCATCTTGCCGAGCATGATCTGGATGCCGGTGACATGACGGCAGAACTGCGCACGCTTTATCAGGTTGGTGTGCCCTATTCCAAGGAAGCCATCGAAAAGGCCAACGAGGATCTGAAGACGCAGGCCGACCCTGCTGCTGACGCGACCGACCTCAAGAAGCGCTATCCCAAGGCGCAGGCCCGCGATTTCGATGGCGATCCGAGCCGCCTGACCGAAATGGATGCGCTGATTGCCTACATGCAGATGCTGGGCACGCTGGTCGATGTGAACGCACCTGCCGCGCAGGAAGATCTGGCGAAGGAGAAGGGCCGATGA
- the ccoN gene encoding cytochrome-c oxidase, cbb3-type subunit I: protein MESALSRTGLWLVALLIAVVACAAAVDTGFAIHMGIVALACITGLIVTLRGVDLSKAILAPDQGRYDDDVIRWGVIATVFWGMAGFLAGLFIALQLALPVLNLALEWTAFGRLRPLHTSAVIFAFGGNALIATSFYVVQRTCRARLAFPGLARFVFWGYQLFIVLAATGYLLGITQGKEYAEPEWYVDLWLTIVWVAYLAVFVGTIIKRTEPHIYVANWFYLSFIITVAMLHIVNNLNWPVSFVGSRSYPIFAGVQGALVQWWYGHNAVGFFLTAGFLAMMYYFVPKQAERPVFSYRLSIIHFWALIFLYIWAGPHHLHYTALPDWAQTLGMVFSVMLWMPSWGGMINGLMTLNGAWDKVRTDPIIRMMVMALAFYGMSTFEGPMMSIKSVNSLSHYTDWTIGHVHSGALGWNGMITFASVYYLVPRLWNRERLYSLRMVNWHFWLATVGIVFYAASMWVAGITQGLMWREYGADGYLVNSFVETVAALKPMFFLRAFGGLLYLAGAVVMTVNVWRTILGHMREEAPMRDAAFDPEKDRPINAAPVAA, encoded by the coding sequence ATGGAATCGGCACTATCGCGCACGGGCTTGTGGCTCGTGGCGCTCCTTATCGCCGTTGTCGCCTGCGCAGCAGCCGTCGACACCGGTTTCGCGATCCACATGGGCATTGTGGCACTGGCCTGCATTACAGGGCTGATCGTCACCTTGCGCGGTGTGGATCTGTCCAAGGCCATCCTTGCGCCCGATCAGGGCCGATATGACGACGACGTGATCCGCTGGGGCGTGATCGCGACCGTCTTCTGGGGCATGGCCGGGTTCCTTGCGGGCCTGTTCATCGCATTGCAACTGGCGTTGCCGGTGCTGAACCTCGCTCTTGAATGGACCGCGTTCGGCCGCCTGCGCCCGCTTCACACGTCGGCAGTCATCTTCGCCTTCGGAGGCAATGCGCTGATCGCCACGTCGTTCTATGTCGTGCAGCGCACCTGCCGGGCGAGGCTGGCCTTCCCCGGCCTCGCCCGTTTCGTCTTCTGGGGTTACCAGCTGTTCATCGTGCTGGCCGCCACCGGTTACCTGCTGGGCATCACGCAGGGGAAGGAATATGCCGAGCCGGAATGGTATGTCGACCTGTGGCTGACCATTGTATGGGTCGCCTATCTTGCGGTTTTTGTCGGGACGATCATCAAGCGCACCGAACCGCATATCTATGTGGCCAACTGGTTCTACCTGTCGTTCATCATCACCGTGGCGATGCTCCACATCGTCAACAACCTGAACTGGCCGGTCAGCTTTGTCGGCAGCCGCAGCTATCCCATCTTTGCAGGCGTGCAGGGTGCGCTGGTGCAATGGTGGTATGGCCACAATGCTGTCGGCTTCTTCCTCACCGCCGGGTTCCTGGCGATGATGTATTACTTCGTGCCCAAGCAGGCCGAACGCCCGGTGTTCTCGTATCGCCTGTCGATCATCCACTTCTGGGCGCTGATCTTCCTCTATATCTGGGCAGGTCCGCACCACCTTCATTACACCGCGCTGCCTGACTGGGCGCAGACGCTGGGCATGGTCTTCTCGGTCATGCTGTGGATGCCCAGCTGGGGCGGCATGATTAACGGGCTGATGACGCTGAACGGTGCGTGGGACAAGGTTCGCACTGACCCGATCATCCGCATGATGGTCATGGCGCTCGCCTTCTACGGCATGAGCACCTTCGAAGGTCCGATGATGTCGATCAAGTCGGTCAACAGCCTGTCGCACTATACCGACTGGACCATCGGCCACGTCCACTCCGGCGCACTCGGCTGGAACGGGATGATTACTTTCGCTTCGGTCTATTATCTGGTGCCGCGCCTGTGGAACCGTGAACGGCTTTACAGCCTGCGCATGGTCAACTGGCACTTCTGGCTCGCGACCGTGGGCATCGTTTTCTACGCCGCTTCGATGTGGGTGGCGGGGATCACGCAGGGCCTGATGTGGCGCGAATATGGCGCTGACGGATACCTGGTGAACAGCTTCGTCGAAACCGTCGCCGCGCTGAAGCCGATGTTCTTCCTGCGTGCCTTTGGCGGGCTGCTCTATCTCGCCGGCGCTGTCGTGATGACCGTCAACGTGTGGCGCACCATCCTTGGTCACATGCGCGAAGAAGCGCCGATGCGCGACGCCGCTTTCGATCCTGAAAAGGACCGTCCGATCAATGCTGCGCCTGTCGCGGCCTGA
- a CDS encoding OmpW/AlkL family protein, with translation MKKLMTATLPALAAAAALLAPVPAMAGSAEGKLQVKLLGTAVLPDGKIVEVKNDPLGLTVGANTKANDNVVPTLAVEYFLTPNVSAETICCFTQHHVSGTGTLAAATEIVDHVLVLPATLTLKYHLPLAGGIKPYVGAGPSVFFYIDEKAGSSVTPLGVTGVKMSNDVGFALQAGVDIPVGDKGLGISLDAKKYFMDTTAHFYAGTAEVLTTKHSLDPWVVSAGLAYRF, from the coding sequence ATGAAGAAGCTGATGACCGCCACCCTGCCTGCCCTTGCTGCAGCCGCCGCGCTGCTGGCACCGGTGCCTGCGATGGCGGGTTCCGCCGAAGGCAAGCTGCAGGTCAAGCTGCTGGGCACCGCCGTTCTTCCTGATGGCAAGATCGTTGAAGTGAAGAACGATCCACTCGGCCTGACGGTTGGTGCCAACACCAAGGCCAACGACAACGTGGTGCCGACGCTGGCAGTGGAATACTTCCTCACGCCCAACGTCTCGGCCGAAACGATCTGCTGCTTTACCCAGCACCACGTCAGCGGCACCGGCACGCTGGCAGCGGCGACCGAAATCGTCGATCATGTGCTGGTCCTGCCCGCCACGCTTACGCTGAAATATCACCTGCCGCTGGCTGGCGGCATCAAGCCCTATGTCGGCGCAGGCCCGTCGGTGTTCTTCTACATCGACGAAAAAGCCGGATCGAGCGTCACCCCGCTAGGCGTAACCGGCGTCAAGATGTCGAACGATGTGGGCTTTGCCCTTCAGGCCGGTGTCGATATTCCGGTGGGCGACAAAGGCCTTGGCATCAGCCTGGATGCCAAGAAGTATTTCATGGACACCACCGCCCACTTCTATGCTGGCACCGCCGAAGTGCTGACGACCAAGCATTCGCTTGATCCGTGGGTGGTCAGCGCCGGTCTTGCCTATCGCTTCTAA
- a CDS encoding bestrophin family protein, with translation MIVKPVPSMRTIVREVWRPLMLLFVWDVIVTVTYYVLPFRAPELPLTLFGSAVALFLGFRSNSAYQRWWEGRGLWGLMINASRNIVRGARNFMPDPDASAFKRDIALRQIAYVNALRCQLRRQPLDDVTLGYIAKADAEAAIARTNVANGLLDGTGRKIDQARRAGWIDTIQQGSLESVLVDIANAQGGMERLKNTPLPNHFRFFPTLFVHLFCILLPFGLVETLGFATPLGSTIAGLMFLAVLAIGDDLVDPFANDVHDLPLSGMCRTIEIDLLQSVGLEAPPPMVPDRTGVLW, from the coding sequence ATGATCGTCAAACCTGTCCCGTCGATGCGAACCATAGTGCGTGAGGTGTGGAGACCGCTCATGCTGCTGTTCGTGTGGGACGTGATTGTTACTGTAACCTATTATGTTTTGCCGTTCCGTGCGCCTGAACTGCCATTGACGCTGTTCGGTTCGGCGGTGGCTCTGTTTCTGGGTTTTCGCAGCAACTCTGCCTATCAGCGCTGGTGGGAAGGGCGGGGGTTGTGGGGCCTGATGATAAACGCGAGCCGCAATATTGTGCGCGGCGCACGCAACTTCATGCCGGATCCTGACGCGAGCGCATTCAAGCGCGATATCGCCTTACGCCAGATTGCTTACGTCAACGCGCTACGCTGCCAGCTACGCCGGCAGCCGCTGGATGATGTGACGCTTGGCTATATTGCCAAAGCTGACGCAGAAGCTGCTATCGCGCGGACCAATGTGGCAAACGGCCTGCTGGATGGCACGGGTCGCAAGATCGACCAGGCGCGCAGGGCAGGGTGGATCGACACGATTCAGCAAGGTTCGCTGGAAAGCGTGCTGGTAGATATCGCCAACGCGCAGGGCGGGATGGAGCGATTGAAGAACACCCCGCTGCCCAACCATTTCCGGTTTTTTCCAACGCTGTTCGTCCACCTGTTCTGCATTCTGCTACCATTCGGGCTGGTCGAAACGCTGGGTTTCGCCACGCCGTTGGGGTCGACGATTGCAGGCCTGATGTTTCTGGCGGTTCTGGCGATTGGCGATGATCTGGTCGATCCGTTTGCCAACGATGTCCATGATCTGCCGCTGTCGGGCATGTGCCGCACGATCGAGATTGATCTGCTGCAGTCGGTCGGCCTTGAAGCACCGCCGCCGATGGTGCCCGATCGTACCGGGGTGCTGTGGTAA
- a CDS encoding Crp/Fnr family transcriptional regulator — protein sequence MTACDTCVVRNRAICAGLDNREIVALNNIGRRRTVAAGEPLIWEDDDSLLVANVIEGVLKLTTSTQDGREQIVGVAYPSDFIGRPFGQTSGASVVALTDARVCVFSRNDFDRFAREHPELEHKLLERTLSELDRTRSWMMLLGRKNASEKIATFLLEMSDRLAETGCTPALGPATRFSLPFSRQQVADVLGLTIETVSRQFTKLKNEGVIELPSRREVEIIDRRALQIIAG from the coding sequence ATGACTGCCTGCGATACATGTGTTGTTAGAAACCGGGCGATCTGCGCCGGCCTTGATAACCGTGAAATTGTGGCGTTGAACAACATCGGTCGCCGTCGCACGGTTGCGGCAGGTGAACCTTTGATCTGGGAAGACGATGATTCGCTGCTCGTCGCCAATGTGATCGAAGGCGTGCTGAAATTGACCACCAGCACTCAGGATGGCCGCGAACAGATTGTTGGCGTTGCCTATCCTTCTGACTTTATCGGCCGCCCTTTCGGCCAGACCAGCGGCGCAAGCGTTGTAGCGCTGACAGATGCGCGCGTCTGCGTTTTTTCGCGCAACGATTTTGATCGTTTCGCCCGCGAACATCCTGAACTGGAACACAAGCTGCTGGAACGCACCTTGTCGGAACTGGATCGCACGCGATCATGGATGATGCTGTTGGGGCGCAAGAACGCCTCTGAAAAGATCGCCACCTTCCTTCTGGAAATGTCGGACCGGCTGGCTGAAACCGGATGCACCCCCGCACTTGGCCCGGCAACGCGCTTTTCGTTGCCATTTTCGCGGCAGCAGGTGGCCGATGTTCTGGGCCTGACCATTGAAACGGTCAGCCGCCAGTTCACCAAATTGAAGAACGAAGGCGTGATTGAACTGCCTTCGCGGCGCGAAGTGGAAATTATTGACCGTCGCGCGCTTCAGATCATTGCTGGCTGA
- a CDS encoding flavin reductase family protein, translated as MIDPRHFRNVLGTWPTGVCVITAVDDTGQRHGLVVGSFSSISLDPPLVGFFPDKRSGTWPKIAEIGRFCVNVLGADQLELCKRFAARADDKFAELAHGHSPSGQPLLDDAIAWIDCRVERVEDIGDHLLVVGAVESLDRSEHGTPLLFFRGQYHDVVGLPDT; from the coding sequence ATGATCGATCCTCGCCATTTCCGCAACGTGTTGGGCACCTGGCCCACTGGTGTTTGTGTCATTACGGCTGTTGACGATACCGGGCAGCGCCACGGTCTGGTGGTCGGTTCTTTCAGTTCGATCTCGCTTGATCCGCCACTGGTGGGCTTTTTCCCTGACAAGCGTTCGGGGACCTGGCCCAAGATTGCCGAAATCGGCCGGTTTTGCGTGAACGTGCTGGGTGCCGATCAGCTTGAGTTGTGCAAGCGTTTTGCCGCGCGAGCGGATGATAAGTTTGCTGAACTGGCCCATGGGCATAGCCCTTCAGGTCAACCACTGCTGGACGATGCGATTGCATGGATCGACTGCCGTGTTGAACGAGTAGAAGATATTGGAGACCATCTGCTGGTCGTGGGCGCGGTCGAATCGCTGGATCGTAGCGAGCATGGAACGCCGCTACTGTTCTTCCGCGGCCAGTATCACGATGTAGTCGGCCTGCCCGACACCTGA
- a CDS encoding CmcJ/NvfI family oxidoreductase, producing the protein MTAIAASEAANVEDTARKAPALIRYLAEGDYVTRRYVSQGAEMNTGEYADYACVVRDGMSMRDHFTLDVHGFTLGKHRSAVSDFNDKPTVDALYLAEVEALVTQLCGASRTAAQGWMIRTSADLSERAKQKVENYEHSGGIQPPAGEAHVDYNEVTGRRAAQRVYADRFPDGPGYKRYICFSLWRTFSEGPQDWPLAVCDGRTVEDEETASNTLFVVDEFPTGDALTAPVEGEDQMIAATIFRQRDRHRWWYFSNMAADDVLLFKFQDSDHSVTWRCPHTAFHDTSLPDAKIRTSIEVRCIAFFE; encoded by the coding sequence ATGACCGCAATTGCTGCGTCCGAAGCCGCCAACGTCGAAGACACTGCCCGCAAGGCGCCCGCGCTGATCCGCTATCTGGCTGAGGGTGATTACGTGACGCGGCGCTATGTGTCGCAAGGCGCCGAAATGAACACAGGCGAATATGCTGATTACGCCTGCGTGGTGCGCGACGGTATGTCCATGCGCGATCATTTCACGCTGGATGTCCACGGCTTTACGCTTGGCAAGCACCGCTCCGCCGTGTCTGATTTCAACGACAAGCCTACCGTGGATGCGCTCTATCTGGCAGAGGTTGAAGCGCTGGTTACCCAGCTTTGCGGGGCAAGCCGGACCGCCGCGCAAGGGTGGATGATCCGGACGTCTGCCGACCTTTCCGAGCGTGCAAAGCAGAAGGTCGAAAATTACGAACACAGTGGCGGTATTCAGCCTCCGGCGGGTGAGGCCCATGTCGACTATAACGAAGTGACAGGCCGCCGCGCCGCGCAGCGTGTTTATGCGGACCGCTTCCCCGATGGTCCCGGTTACAAGCGCTATATCTGCTTTTCGCTGTGGCGCACGTTCTCGGAAGGGCCGCAGGACTGGCCGCTGGCGGTGTGCGACGGACGCACGGTGGAGGATGAGGAAACCGCGTCCAACACCCTGTTCGTGGTCGATGAATTTCCCACCGGCGATGCGCTGACCGCGCCGGTCGAGGGTGAGGATCAGATGATCGCCGCCACGATCTTTCGCCAGCGTGACCGGCATCGCTGGTGGTATTTCTCGAACATGGCGGCAGATGATGTGCTGCTGTTCAAATTTCAGGACAGCGACCATTCGGTCACCTGGCGCTGCCCGCATACCGCGTTCCATGATACCAGCCTGCCGGACGCAAAAATCCGCACCAGCATCGAGGTGCGCTGCATCGCTTTCTTCGAGTAG
- a CDS encoding group III truncated hemoglobin has product MAALALRGAHDHLAGMAISPILTDEQLTDVVGWFYARVRKDALLGPVFNDAVHDWDRHLHKLVAFWASVMNGAGRYHGSPTQAHAAHGDRIKPEMFDRWLTLWRETTSEVLPVPAAAAMQDRAARMAVALGRSLQRA; this is encoded by the coding sequence GTGGCTGCTCTTGCTTTGCGCGGCGCACACGACCATCTCGCCGGCATGGCCATCTCGCCCATCCTGACCGACGAACAGCTGACCGATGTGGTTGGGTGGTTCTACGCGCGGGTGCGCAAAGACGCGCTACTTGGCCCCGTGTTCAACGACGCGGTGCATGACTGGGACCGCCACTTGCACAAACTGGTGGCGTTCTGGGCATCCGTGATGAACGGTGCCGGGCGCTATCACGGCAGCCCAACACAGGCTCATGCCGCCCACGGCGACCGGATCAAACCTGAAATGTTCGACCGCTGGCTGACGCTTTGGCGCGAAACCACCAGCGAAGTTCTGCCCGTCCCTGCCGCCGCCGCCATGCAAGACCGGGCTGCACGGATGGCGGTGGCGTTAGGACGCAGCCTTCAGCGCGCCTGA